Part of the Cinclus cinclus chromosome 10, bCinCin1.1, whole genome shotgun sequence genome is shown below.
AAGAGAAAACTGATTCCTGGGTTTTTCCCACTCTGATCCTCTGCCTCTATGGATTCTTCTACATGATGAAACCATCAGAACCTTTCCTAACACCCTATCTAACAGGACCAGATAAAAACCTGACCACAGATGAGGTACAATTTTGTTCTATGATTTCTTGTAATTGTAGTGAAAATAGAAAGggaaaacactgttttaaatgtttttaaaagattaaaagaaaaaaaaaaagcacaacttTAACCAGTTCTGGCAGGCTACAATTTGCAGCAGACTGCATAAATAAAAGATCCATTTAATGGATCCAAGATCCATTTGCCTGCCTAACAGTCCCATGCTGATTGAatgtgtttatatattttatgaaTTCCTTCAGAGAAAAAACTTCCCTCTAGAacaccatttaaaatacatgaacTTCCTTTCCTCAGCAATAAAAACACTgacatttcctcttctgttctAGGTTACCAACCAGATTCTGCCAGTTTGGACATACTCCTACCTCGCTCTCCTTTTCCCGGTGTTCCTGCTCACAGACTACGTGCGCTACAAGCCCGTGCTGCTCCTTCAGGGCACCAGCCTCGTCGTCAcgtggctcctgctgctctttgcaCATGGAGTGGTGGCCATGCAGGTGGTGGAATTCTTCTATGGCATGGTCACAGCCACTGAGGTGGCCTATTACGCCTACATCTACAGCGTGGTCAGCACCCAACACTACCAGAGGGTCACCAGCTACTGCAGGAGTGTCACTCTGGTGGCAGCCACCGTGGCCGCCGCGCTGGGACAGCTGCTGGTGTCCTTAGCCCACGTCTCCTACTTCTACCTCAACGCCATCTCCTTGGCTTCTGTGTCCCTGGCATTCCTGTGCACATTCTTCCTGCCCATGCCCCAGAAGAGCATGTTCTTCCACAGGAAAGATGCCCCTGAGCCTCTGCCAGGGTCTGATAAAGGGCTGGCTGTGGGCACTGCCCACAGGCCCTCGAGCTGCCCGGAGGAAACGAGCCCTgatcctgctgccaggagccccagcccccagccccaggctgggaaTGCCAGGCCCCACGGGCACATGCTCAgcgtgctgctgcagctgggcagggaccTGAGGGATTGCTATGGCTCCCGCAAACTCCTCTACTGGTCCCTGTGGTGGGCTCTGGCCACAGCTGGCTTTAACCAGGTGGTGAATTATGTCCAGGTGCTGTGGGACTTGCGAGccccctcccacagctctgcagtgtaCAACGGAGCTGTCGAAGCAATAGCAACCTTTCTGAGTAAGTCAATGTTTAAACACTGATCACAATGACACCCTCTGAAGTTTCACTTTAGTAAAGTTTCAAAGTGCCATTCCATTGCAGGCGCTCCAGGGAGACAGTGTACACCCTGTGCAGTCCAGACCTAGGTCTTTGATGTACAACAGTTCAAATGTGAGTTATGTTGGTTTTTCTTTAGTACCAGACAAGTAACTATATCTTAGCAGTATGCAGAAAGCGTGCAAGTCATACAGACATTGCATCTAGCTGGTAAATCCATTCACAAGCACCCCTGTTTCCCTGGATGAGGCTGTTGGATGttcttttccccaaaacaaGTATCACACTGTTCCCATAACAATGCTATCAGCTTACACAGATGAGAGAAATTTTCCATAaaattttacacataaaaagaACATAATCCTCCTGTTAAGATATTTTTCTAGTGAAACACCCTAGCACAaccagacaaaaagaaaaatgttaataattGCAAGATACAaagattttaatggaaaaaaagactCTATAAATCCTTACAATACTGATGTGAACCATTCCACTTTTGTACTAGGAGCGGATGCTCACTCCACACAAGCAAAGTGAGGTTATCCAAAGGTAACATCAGAGGATACCACCCTGCTTGCCTCACATTGTGCTGTTGTAAAGAACTTTCACAAGACATGGGGGTGTGGTCTACCAGGATAAATAAACATGTCTGCACCACACCTGGTCATTCAAATCATCCTTACAGTCATTAAGGAGAAACAGATACTACTCGTGCAATAGGTGAATAAATAGACCAGGTGAATAATGAACTAGAAGCCCTCCCATCTACTCTTTGAtgaatttttctctctcataGACTTGCTTGTTTCTCAGTGTATAAGTATAGAAGTTTTAAAATTGTCTGGGACCTCTAAGATGGGCAATCAGGTGGCTTATCTTTGCAACAGATGCATTGTTTAGGAGGCCCACTAAAAGCAAACATTCCCATTCCTTGGATATACTTCCTTGATGCCTCAAAACTCACTTTTTTTGACAAATTACCCCCTCCATGAGGTGTACAGGGCTAAACTGCTATAATAGAAGGCTTACTAGTCTAGCTGTGTAGTGAGCTAGAAGGtgaaaaaaatttccttcttgATCCAAACCATGTTCCTAATTCTCTCCCCAGAGGCACATGCTGTGTACAGACACCTAAATAATGAATCCTTCTACATTACAGTTTATCCTGTGACGTGGAATAAAACACTAAGAACAGAATGGCAGAGAGAATGGTTGATATACGCTATTGTCTTAAGATGACCAGTCATCTGCACAGCTGCAGAAGTCTTCAgcaatgctttcaaaattcagagTACTCTGCTTCATTATTCAGCATTGCCTTTTGGCATGTGAGTGTGGCAAGGCTTGGTCATACAGGCTGTGgaacagataaaatatttacttatatttcttctatttttatagGCTCAGTAATATCTTTCCTAGTACAATATATGAAGATTAACTGGGACCATGTTGGAGAACTGGCCTTAGGGATCTTCTCTGCAATAGATGCAGGTTGTCTGTTTCTCATGCACTTCTCTACCAACATCTGGGCATGTTATGCTGGATATCTCATTTTCAAGGCATGCTATGTGCTCCTTCTGACAATTGCAACGTAAGTACAAAACATCACAATGCTGCCATCATGCACAGAGTACCGACCCTACTTTGTGCTTTGTGCATCCTTTTCCTCAGAGGTAGCTGACCTAATGCTAGACATAACTGTTTAGGTAAAGACAAGGACACTTAAATGTCTGGTTATGTTGATTTCCTTCTTCCAAAcaaccaggaaagaaaaattgtcaAAAGAACATCAAATAATTACCTAAGCAGAAATTAAACAAGGTACAAGGTAATGTTATTACTAAAGGTAATGGTAACAGCAAAATGTAGAAgccattttcctccttcctggcaTGAAAGATGCAAAGTAAACAATAGGGACAAGTATACTTTGACAGCCATCCTTAAGGATCACCATATGCCTAGACCCCCTACTGATAAACCTTTTAGCATGCCATGAACTGCATGAATGCAGGAAAAGACTCCACATAAAGTGTTCCTGAACATAATTTTGTACATATAATCGTTAATGCTATTAAGATGtaaagaaggaataaaagggAACATCAGACATATAAACTCAAATGAGATCTCATAGGAGACCAAGCTATTCTGTTGGCAGAAACAGAAAtgtataaataatattaataacaaGTATTTTATCCTgtgtaataaatataaaatattatcaCTCCAGTAATTTTCTTACTTGGAATGTCTTTGGACATACCACACTATTTCATTAACAAAAATACTGGCTGTATTTTGTGCCAAACTCCAAAATTAATCAGATACCATTTAAAAAGTTTCTAACATTATAATACATGGTAAGGTTAGGCCCATTTTGAGGGAAGCCAAGTGACCTCTTAATTGTCACTTTGGTAGATTGTTACTACACTATAGTGAATTACACCTGGACTACTTCAATATAttctaaaaaatccccaacaaaataaaatcttgcaAAACCTCCCAAGCTAAAATCATTGAAAATGAATCCTGAAGGAATAACACACTTTTGTTTGTATAGAAAGTTTTCAGGTATATATTTCAAGGAAAGATGTTctgattattttcaaaaaaaagatATGGCAAGTAAAAATCTACAGGCTCTTGACAAAAATAAGCAGCATGCTACCTCCACTGTCAAATCACAAAGTAAAATGTGACTCATCACCACAGAAAGCTTGGTTACAAGATACCCACAGTGACCTCCCAGCCAGGGCAGAACTGCTTCCAGTGCCAGAGCAGGTCACAGCTTTGCCTGGCCAGGTCTCTGAAAGCTTCCAGCCATGGACCCCTTACAGCCTGTCTGGCATGGTCTGTGCAGGCAAAGAAGGAACAAAGGGGAAAGGTACAGAGGACTGACATTCTACCTGATTGTCTGAAGCAAGGGTTAGAAAAGCAGCCCATACAGttaaaaaaacattgaaatacaCTATGGTACTCCagacattttgattttttagagaaagcaaggaagtaaataaacaaatgaagCACCATTTCCTCTGTCCTTGATGCACTATCTTCATGAATCATTTTCTCCTCATTGACTGATGGACAGCAATAGCTTTCACAGTAGGAAGTGACTGACCAGCCAGTTTCCCACCAGGTTCCAGATCGCCATCAATCTGAGCATGGAACGCTATGCCCTGATGTTTGGATTCAACAACTTCATTGCCCTGCTGATTCAGACCATTCTCACAATAGTTGTTGTAGATTCAAAAGGCCTGGGACTGGACATAGTGACTCAAGTAAGTGCAGTTGCCTTACTTCCTATTTACTGCTCAGCCAAGCCATCTTCAAAATTCCTATGACAAAGGACAACTTGATTATCTTTCTTCTATAGAAATCCAGCATCTTGTTCTTCCCTTATCATTCCTCACCATCATTCATCATTATTTGGTGTCATTCTTCCTTTTGCCTTTTAATGCATTTAGGATTACAGATGCTGGTCTGTGACTTGTTTAAAGGGAGATACACCAGAACATAACTAACCAGACCCTGCTATCTGACCAGTTTCCGTAGTTACTAGGATACCAAACAACATGCTCTGTTCCCAAAAGCACAGGCTGGTTTTGTCAGATGCAGAATGGGAGCTCAGGACTATGAGGCACAGTCTGGATTATTGTAGTTATTTCAGCTCAGGAGCAAATTGTTGGACTGTTTATCAAAATGTACAATAGAGTCTTCTGCCCATAGCTTGGGCGCTTCATTTGGGATGGGATAACCTATCTCACAGCTGTGTCCCTAACTTCAGTCAACCAAAACCTACTGACTTCTGCATTTTCTCAGATGGgctctcagctggggcagctTTATACTCCGATAGGTCTGAAGAAGACTAAAGCTATTTGCACTCTGCACAGAAAAGGCAAAAGTCACTTTGAAAGAGTAAAGACTGAATCAAACATTAAGTCTTTAAAATTTAAGACAGGAATATGTAGGACTTCATAAATAGCCTTGCCACTGTTGCCAGAAATACTGATATAAAATCACAGTGTATTTACTGAAGCCATTGTGGTGACAGGTACTGAAATgtgcaaaagcaaaacaaggatgAACTCAGGCTGTTCATGCAGATTATTCATGACCATGTGGGTAATGAAGCTACTTCTACATTTTGCactgataggaaaaaaaaataatcctgtttTCATCCCTCTCCCCTCTGACATTTATTCAGAGACATAAGGAATGGAAGAAAGGGACAGTTCTTCATTTCACTATTATTTGCTGTATACTTGAAATGCTGAGATTTTGCTTAATCACAAAGCAAAAACTCAAGTGTAGAGAAACTGCCAGAACACAAGTAAAGAAAATCAGAGTGACTGTCATCTTCAGAAGAGGCAGGATTTCTCTAATGTGTTTTTCATTAATTGttctgcctttttctcctccttcccagtTTTTAATTTATGGCAGCTACTTCACAGTCATACATGGGATTTTCATGATCAGAAGCATTTGTGTGCTGGTCTCATGCAAATgccaaagaaaaatactgagatCTTGCACAGACCAGCTGAACCAGGCTGAGCATGAGTCAAGAGAGCAGATTGTCATGAGCTACATGACACGGCTGTAGGAGGCAGGCAGGCTGGAGAAGGGCTTCTCCTGGGAGAAAGGCTCCCAGCAGGGAAGAAGAGCAGCATGCAGGGAAGAGCAGTGCAAGAAGAACGTTCAACTCAGCCCTGAAAAGCTACGCTGAATCATTCCAGCACTTCAGCACAACATATGCCAGCAGAGAGCTCTCCAGAATGGCACTGTGCCAAGAATAAAAGATAAGTTGCCTTAGATTCTTATTTACATGCATATAAAGACCTTAAGGGCAATAATTTATACACAGAATCTGAGCAACCGCCTCTGCATCCCCCCATGCACGATAGCAGAGAGCAGAGTTTACCCTGCCTTGCTCACTTGTAGCTCCTGAATGTACTGCTGCCAAAGCTGCTTCTGTCACATTTGCTGATGCAGTGGCTGAAGGTCTGACTCCCCTTTGCACAGCCTTTGTTCTGAACCAAGGAAATAAACATCATGTTTGCATCATTCTATTCTTTCATACCCAGTACAGGCAGATGGGGGACAGGCTCCTCCTGTCTCATCCCACACAGGCTGCAAAACGCAGGGCTTgcacaatccatcccaggagCTTCACTGCAGCACTGCTATGTCACAGTTGTTGCTTGGCCCACATCTGAGAGCTACAAACTCTGTGCTGACTTAACAGCAACCTCTGCTGAGAAGGAATAACTTCAGAGTCCAAGCAAAATGCAAGAGCACCACGCCTTTGCTCATGCTTCcagtaaaattaaattcaggACTGCCTTCCtctcagcaggaaaagaaataatatgaAGGGGCTTAAGCAGCACAGACTAAAACCAGAGAAGGACATTGTGGAGAAATATAGCCTACGccacacagaaaaattccagattaaCAGAAATACCCAAGAAGACCTATAACTGAAACAAACAGTGAGCATCATGTGTACTTTTGAGTGCCACTGATCTTGACCAAGAATTTGACAGGATCAGAATCTCAGTTTGTCAAGAAGCTTCAAGTCCTACAGCTAATTTAGTCCAAAAGACAgtccaggagaagaaaaaagagactAGAAATAAGTTTTCATAGTGAATGTCTAATTTAATATGAGCTATATCCATATGCTGAAGTTATTTCTGTACTGCTGTTTGCTTCTAGCTTCCAATAGCTAGATCTAACTAATAAAAGCTacttagcattttaaaaattatatttttcctgtaGAGACGCAAGCTATCATTTGTACAGACATATCAGTTTTTCATACCACTGTCACACACTGCAACTAGACAAAGTGCCCAGAAGCAAGGGGAGGCAGGACAGAAGCAATTTGTTTCaagacaaaagaagaaacagcagGATCTGACAAAATGAACCTGGCTAATTCTTTAGGCTTTTTGTTTACTACTGTGCACTGTGGGGACATTGTCTGTTGTAAACTGGCTCTAAGCAGAACAGTTTAACCAATGCAGTCATAAAAGTGGGAGATGCACTTAGTCTCCAGTGAGAGTTCTTTTCTTACTGCAGAACTGAGGGCATGATGCTCCTGACTGAAGAAACAGAATCCAGGTGAGCAAGGACTATTTTTTACATTCTTCCTTGTGAGTAGCCGTCTTCTTTTGAGGCATTCAGTTTAGAACTAGATGTCAGTCCCATACTAGAAGTTAACAAGAGTTTGTGTTTAAATTAAAAGGAGGAACTTCATATTTTCAGCTCCGTTCTTATGGTCTGGCTAGAGCTAACTGATCTCTGTCTCTCTTGGATGCCACTAAAGAGCAAAGGAACAAGCAGACACAATGTATTTGGCTTGCAGCTTTAGAGAAAACCATCTTCAGAAAACAGAtaaaactttaaagaaaaaataatccattcCTACTCTCACTAATCTCCAAAATAATGATTCTGAGGTTGGGAGCTGGCAGGAAGCATTATGGGGAAAAATAGGGGAGGAAAAAGGCAGCTCTTAGGagtgcaagaagaaaaagacaaggCCTTGTGTTGTCCTGGGTTTTTAGCTGCAAATCAGAACTCACCCAGCAATCAGAGGTTTCTAAAAGAGTAATATGCACACATGTACCTGTGTGTTTTTGTActtgcaaacacacacacagaggagagGAAACAGTTGAGACTTGGCAGGTTACAAGGAAGGCTGGAACCACCGGCTGCCCAGtactg
Proteins encoded:
- the LOC134047777 gene encoding thiamine transporter 2-like — encoded protein: MTRSLCTCLGSIIILTNFLLSFAAEAMDCWKQEKTDSWVFPTLILCLYGFFYMMKPSEPFLTPYLTGPDKNLTTDEVTNQILPVWTYSYLALLFPVFLLTDYVRYKPVLLLQGTSLVVTWLLLLFAHGVVAMQVVEFFYGMVTATEVAYYAYIYSVVSTQHYQRVTSYCRSVTLVAATVAAALGQLLVSLAHVSYFYLNAISLASVSLAFLCTFFLPMPQKSMFFHRKDAPEPLPGSDKGLAVGTAHRPSSCPEETSPDPAARSPSPQPQAGNARPHGHMLSVLLQLGRDLRDCYGSRKLLYWSLWWALATAGFNQVVNYVQVLWDLRAPSHSSAVYNGAVEAIATFLSSVISFLVQYMKINWDHVGELALGIFSAIDAGCLFLMHFSTNIWACYAGYLIFKACYVLLLTIATFQIAINLSMERYALMFGFNNFIALLIQTILTIVVVDSKGLGLDIVTQFLIYGSYFTVIHGIFMIRSICVLVSCKCQRKILRSCTDQLNQAEHESREQIVMSYMTRL